In Drosophila subpulchrella strain 33 F10 #4 breed RU33 chromosome 3R, RU_Dsub_v1.1 Primary Assembly, whole genome shotgun sequence, the following are encoded in one genomic region:
- the LOC119553464 gene encoding probable G-protein coupled receptor Mth-like 5 isoform X2, with the protein MLVKTLGAHFAAGLYAKKCSCSALLIPLLFPVLLLISSPLPVSSHVSSGGSPAESTTDPHFVMVNKCCEKFEIHVDGECQQVNETDYFQPMFTNIGGEPSRPKGIKFVIGIPNCGSMQMWPIYHYTGSSDKLQLLSDGKLRHYTNAENEEDERHGVESDYEEDIAGSLEPRYHDYDNGLYCIDKAVSKTGEQLVYFAKICLARKEIKWSDSNFLLRKILNPIFHGISLIILLVIAIIYFILPTLRDLVGNIVTTIAMCLMVSQAADLVRIFTELTSHVSFIVADIILCFSLLAAFFWLNSFGFYIWKTFRSRNVFLRVTDGRKYCYYSAYAWGCTATMAALAVFAHFFLDADSYKKEQMVGEQETIGWLGICIFFAPIACTILVNIFFYVTTRKLINRRTVYGRIAHKLKANFIMFSLMLLVMSIAWLFLIMSWLQLEGLLYAHIVVNALQTPLLLYICVLRQRHVTFLLKKTCCYNEPPSANDWGDELHYMNGNDY; encoded by the exons ATGCTCGTAAAAACGCTTGGCGCGCATTTTGCAGCCGGGCTATATGCAAAAAAATGCAGCTGCTCCGCTCTGCTGATTCCCCTGCTGTTCCCTGTACTACTCCTGATTTCAAGCCCCTTGCCGGTAAGCAGTCATGTCTCAAGTGGAGGATCGCCAGCGGAATCCACGACCGATCCCCACTTTGTGATGGTCAACAAATGCTGCGAAAAGTTCGAGATACACGTGGACGGCGAGTGCCAGCAGGTCAACGAAACGG ACTACTTCCAACCTATGTTCACCAACATTGGAGGGGAGCCAAGCCGCCCCAAAGGCATCAAGTTCGTCATCGGCATTCCCAACTGTGGATCCATGCAGATGTGGCCCATATACCACTACACAGGG AGCTCTGATAAGCTACAGCTACTGAGCGATGGCAAGCTAAGGCATTACACCAATGCAGAGAATGAGGAGGATGAGCGTCATGGAGTAGAATCGGATTATGAGGAGGATATTGCCGGCAGTCTGGAGCCAAGGTATCACGACTACGACAATGGATTGTACTGCATCGACAAG GCCGTTTCGAAAACTGGAGAACAGCTGGTCTACTTCGCCAAGATATGTTTGGCTCGCAAGGAGATCAAGTGGAGTGATTCCAACTTTCTGCTCCGCAAGATCTTGAACCCCATATTCCATGGCATCTCGCTCATTATCCTGCTGGTTATTGCCATCATCTACTTTATACTGCCCACACTCAG AGATCTGGTGGGCAACATTGTGACAACGATAGCCATGTGCCTGATGGTCAGCCAGGCGGCGGATCTGGTGCGAATCTTCACCGAGCTGACCAGCCATGTTAGCTTCATTGTGGCGGACATTATCCTGTGCTTCAGCCTGCTGGCAGCCTTCTTTTGGCTGAACAGTTTCGGCTTCTACATCTGGAAGACTTTTCGGTCGAGAAACGTCTTTCTGCGGGTCACGGATGGCAGGAAGTACTGCTACTACTCGGCCTATGCCTGGGGTTGCACGGCTACGATGGCTGCATTGGCTGTCTTTGCACATTTCTTCCTAGACGCAGACTCCTACAAAAAGGAGCAGATGGTGGGAGAGCAGGAGACGATCGGCTGGCTTGGCATCTGCATATTTTTTGCGCCAATCGCTTGTACCATTTTGGTGAACATATTCTTCTATGTGACCACCAGGAAGCTGATCAACCGTCGGACGGTCTATGGCCGAATTGCGCACAAGCTGAAAGCCAA CTTCATCATGTTCTCGCTGATGCTGTTGGTTATGTCGATAGCCTGGCTGTTCCTCATCATGTCCTGGCTGCAGCTGGAAGGCCTGCTATATGCCCACATCGTGGTAAATGCCCTGCAGACACCGCTGCTACTCTACATCTGCGTGCTGCGCCAGCGACATGTAACCTTCCTGCTAAAAAAGACGTGTTGCTACAATGAGCCACCCTCGGCGAATGACTGGGGCGATGAGCTCCACTACATGAACGGCAACGACTACTGA
- the LOC119553464 gene encoding probable G-protein coupled receptor Mth-like 5 isoform X1 — MLVKTLGAHFAAGLYAKKCSCSALLIPLLFPVLLLISSPLPVSSHVSSGGSPAESTTDPHFVMVNKCCEKFEIHVDGECQQVNETDYFQPMFTNIGGEPSRPKGIKFVIGIPNCGSMQMWPIYHYTGSSDKLQLLSDGKLRHYTNAENEEDERHGVESDYEEDIAGSLEPRYHDYDNGLYCIDKAVSKTGEQLVYFAKICLARKEIKWSDSNFLLRKILNPIFHGISLIILLVIAIIYFILPTLSRDLVGNIVTTIAMCLMVSQAADLVRIFTELTSHVSFIVADIILCFSLLAAFFWLNSFGFYIWKTFRSRNVFLRVTDGRKYCYYSAYAWGCTATMAALAVFAHFFLDADSYKKEQMVGEQETIGWLGICIFFAPIACTILVNIFFYVTTRKLINRRTVYGRIAHKLKANFIMFSLMLLVMSIAWLFLIMSWLQLEGLLYAHIVVNALQTPLLLYICVLRQRHVTFLLKKTCCYNEPPSANDWGDELHYMNGNDY, encoded by the exons ATGCTCGTAAAAACGCTTGGCGCGCATTTTGCAGCCGGGCTATATGCAAAAAAATGCAGCTGCTCCGCTCTGCTGATTCCCCTGCTGTTCCCTGTACTACTCCTGATTTCAAGCCCCTTGCCGGTAAGCAGTCATGTCTCAAGTGGAGGATCGCCAGCGGAATCCACGACCGATCCCCACTTTGTGATGGTCAACAAATGCTGCGAAAAGTTCGAGATACACGTGGACGGCGAGTGCCAGCAGGTCAACGAAACGG ACTACTTCCAACCTATGTTCACCAACATTGGAGGGGAGCCAAGCCGCCCCAAAGGCATCAAGTTCGTCATCGGCATTCCCAACTGTGGATCCATGCAGATGTGGCCCATATACCACTACACAGGG AGCTCTGATAAGCTACAGCTACTGAGCGATGGCAAGCTAAGGCATTACACCAATGCAGAGAATGAGGAGGATGAGCGTCATGGAGTAGAATCGGATTATGAGGAGGATATTGCCGGCAGTCTGGAGCCAAGGTATCACGACTACGACAATGGATTGTACTGCATCGACAAG GCCGTTTCGAAAACTGGAGAACAGCTGGTCTACTTCGCCAAGATATGTTTGGCTCGCAAGGAGATCAAGTGGAGTGATTCCAACTTTCTGCTCCGCAAGATCTTGAACCCCATATTCCATGGCATCTCGCTCATTATCCTGCTGGTTATTGCCATCATCTACTTTATACTGCCCACACTCAG CAGAGATCTGGTGGGCAACATTGTGACAACGATAGCCATGTGCCTGATGGTCAGCCAGGCGGCGGATCTGGTGCGAATCTTCACCGAGCTGACCAGCCATGTTAGCTTCATTGTGGCGGACATTATCCTGTGCTTCAGCCTGCTGGCAGCCTTCTTTTGGCTGAACAGTTTCGGCTTCTACATCTGGAAGACTTTTCGGTCGAGAAACGTCTTTCTGCGGGTCACGGATGGCAGGAAGTACTGCTACTACTCGGCCTATGCCTGGGGTTGCACGGCTACGATGGCTGCATTGGCTGTCTTTGCACATTTCTTCCTAGACGCAGACTCCTACAAAAAGGAGCAGATGGTGGGAGAGCAGGAGACGATCGGCTGGCTTGGCATCTGCATATTTTTTGCGCCAATCGCTTGTACCATTTTGGTGAACATATTCTTCTATGTGACCACCAGGAAGCTGATCAACCGTCGGACGGTCTATGGCCGAATTGCGCACAAGCTGAAAGCCAA CTTCATCATGTTCTCGCTGATGCTGTTGGTTATGTCGATAGCCTGGCTGTTCCTCATCATGTCCTGGCTGCAGCTGGAAGGCCTGCTATATGCCCACATCGTGGTAAATGCCCTGCAGACACCGCTGCTACTCTACATCTGCGTGCTGCGCCAGCGACATGTAACCTTCCTGCTAAAAAAGACGTGTTGCTACAATGAGCCACCCTCGGCGAATGACTGGGGCGATGAGCTCCACTACATGAACGGCAACGACTACTGA
- the LOC119553449 gene encoding RNA helicase aquarius isoform X1 encodes MKRRSQTQAQQAPPATKNAKEKAGALTVAQLNSDVIWQLASQYWTPDTKADHLPYSAKIIERIYNEEIGGGGGHSARRINMLEFSQYLEQYLWPHYQRETATHAHLMSIVIMANEKFKERVEVWTVFEKLPDQYPAFFRHVLESCLPGKKAKEATSSLRERTALLMFINHCFNSMEIELCREQAKRLVSLSMWHCLQPRRREQELRDVPEWRKYWKRLLKKEKDSKPEVVWERHFMQNLIIDFLHILESIPAEGEVSSNLVHYCERFLEFIIDLEALLPTRRFFNTVLDDCHLIVRALLSPLVRREEGKLFGQLLDMLKFYTRFEINDVTGSSLTDHDMTQLHYKKITSLQRAVFAKFPSLRVFALSNVATVDNRESLEQHFGGLDGKGLLQIATFLNLVPEEVAAPLDWHRVDEQFLRELLITRHERRCSQLEALNEMPLYPTEQIIWDENVVPSEYYSGDSCLALPKLNLQFLTLHDYLLRNFNLFRLESTYEIRQDIEDAVSRMLPWQSEDGDVVFGGWARMALPIASFAVVEVAKPHLGEKKPSRVRADVGVTLSVRREIKAEWENLRKHDVCFLITVKPTQPYGTKYKHREPFIPQVGLVSVRGCEVEGMLDANGRVIEDGPEPRPQLPGEQRCYRVWLDSNQYRQDMDDLQEGADDVYESFNILMRRKPKENNFKAVLETIRHLMNTECVVPPWLHDILLGYGDPGAAHYSNMSNQERSLEFNDTFLDYKHLEASFPNYTLKCEVPEEKRQPPYRLIFEDVPIHKDSDEEEGEEKVEQELSKVISVQPYKYEARGPYPSDKPKQNSIRFTPTQVEAIRAGMQPGLTLVVGPPGTGKTDVAVQIISNIYHNHPSQRTLIVTHSNQALNQLFEKIMALDIDERHLLRLGHGEEALETEKDYSRYGRVNYVLAKRVDLLSQVQKLQESLGVSGDNAYTCETAGYFYLYNVMARWEKFQSQMSVHREETDVEKLRAVFEKDFPFGKFFADAPQPLFKGANYEELMDAACSNFRYISDIFNELEEFRAFELLRTGLDRSKYLLVKEAKIIAMTCTHAALKRKELVNLGFRYDNILMEESAQILEIETFIPLLLQNPLDGLNRLKRWIMIGDHHQLPPVIKNMAFQKYSNMEQSLFTRLVRLGVPTVDLDGQGRARASICSLYKWRYKKLEDLQHIFERDEYKKANPGFAHDYQLINVEDFKGVGESEPNPYFYQNLAEAEYIVAVYTYMRLMGYPAAKISILTTYNGQKHLIRDVINARCGNNPLIGWPHKITTVDKYQGQQNDYILISLVRTKVVGHLRDVRRLVVAMSRARLGLYVFGRVSLFKNCLELQQTFKLLTQRPLKLSLVPDDKYPTERLANADVARDAVKVVENMSEMAQFVYERYMAKMEELKGTLPTEEELQAMRNQLPQEDEDNVPEEVSEEPPEKRVAKEAPISKKKTAEAFKPTPILNEISVDEVEMDQREEVEKETTEEPTQVPTPAEES; translated from the exons ATGCAAAGGAAAAGGCGGGAGCGCTCACGGTGGCCCAGCTCAACTCGGATGTTATTTGGCAG CTGGCCTCGCAGTACTGGACGCCGGACACGAAGGCGGATCACCTGCCGTACAGTGCCAAGATCATCGAGCGCATCTACAACGAGGAAATCGGAGGAGGCGGTGGCCACAGTGCGCGGCGCATCAACATGCTCGAGTTCAGTCAGTACCTGGAGCAATATCTGTGGCCGCATTACCAGCGGGAGACCGCCACCCATGCCCATCTCATGTCCATCGTGATAATGGCCAACGAGAAGTTCAAGGAGCGCGTCGAGGTGTGGACTGTGTTCGAAAAACTTCCTGATCAGTATCCGGCCTTCTTCCGCCACGTGCTGGAGAGCTGTTTGCCCGGCAAGAAGGCCAAGGAGGCGACCAGCTCGCTGCGGGAGCGAACGGCCCTGCTGATGTTCATCAACCACTGTTTCAACAGCATGGAAATTGAGCTGTGCCGCGAACAGGCCAAGCGACTGGTCTCCCTGTCCATGTGGCACTGCCTGCAGCCGC GCCGCCGTGAGCAGGAGCTTCGCGATGTTCCCGAGTGGCGGAAGTACTGGAAACGCCTGCTGAAAAAGGAGAAGGACAGCAAACCCGAGGTCGTCTGGGAAAGACACTTCATGCAGAACCTTATTATCGACTTTCTGCACATTCTCGAAAGCATTCCCGCCGAGGGCGAGGTGTCTTCCAACTTGGTTCACTACTGCGAACGTTTTCTGGAGTTCATCATCGATCTGGAAGCCCTTCTCCCGACGCGTCGCTTCTTCAACACAGTCCTGGACGATTGCCACCTCATTGTGCGGGCTCTGCTGTCGCCTCTGGTTCGTCGCGAGGAGGGCAAGCTATTTGGTCAG CTCTTGGACATGCTGAAGTTTTACACCCGCTTCGAGATCAACGACGTCACCGGCAGCTCGCTCACGGATCACGACATGACCCAGCTGCACTACAAGAAGATCACCTCGCTCCAGCGGGCGGTGTTCGCCAAGTTTCCCAGTCTGCGGGTCTTTGCTTTGTCCAATGTGGCCACAGTGGATAACCGGGAGTCGCTGGAGCAGCACTTTGGTGGTTTAGATGGCAAGGGACTTTTGCAGATTGCCACTTTCTTGAATCTGGTTCCCGAGGAGGTGGCGGCACCCTTAGACTGGCATCGTGTGGACGAGCAGTTTCTACGTGAGTTGCTGATTACGCGCCACGAGCGACGCTGCTCGCAGTTGGAGGCACTTAATGAGATGCCCCTGTATCCCACCGAGCAGATCATCTGGGATGAGAACGTGGTGCCCTCGGAATACTATTCCGGTGACAGCTGTCTGGCTCTGCCCAAGCTTAATCTGCAGTTCCTGACACTTCACGACTATCTGCTGCGCAACTTTAACCTCTTCCGTTTGGAATCCACCTATGAGATCCGGCAGGACATTGAGGATGCCGTGAGCCGCATGTTGCCCTGGCAGTCGGAAGATGGCGATGTGGTCTTCGGAGGCTGGGCAAGAATGGCTCTACCCATTGCCAGCTTTGCGGTGGTCGAAGTGGCCAAACCCCATCTCGGCGAAAAGAAGCCCTCGAGGGTGCGTGCAGATGTGGGAGTAACCCTCTCCGTGCGGCGAGAGATCAAGGCGGAGTGGGAAAACCTCCGGAAACACGACGTCTGCTTCCTGATTACCGTGAAGCCAACGCAACCTTATGGCACTAAGTACAAGCACCGGGAGCCATTCATTCCCCAGGTGGGTTTGGTCAGTGTACGCGGCTGCGAAGTGGAGGGCATGCTGGATGCCAATGGACGGGTCATAGAAGATGGACCGGAACCAAGGCCACAACTGCCAGGTGAGCAGCGTTGCTATCGCGTTTGGCTGGACTCGAATCAGTACCGCCAGGATATGGACGATCTTCAGGAG GGCGCCGACGATGTCTACGAGAGTTTCAACATCCTGATGCGCCGCAAGCCCAAGGAGAATAACTTCAAGGCTGTGCTGGAGACCATTCGCCACTTAATGAATACAGAATGCGTGGTTCCGCCTTGGCTGCATGACATCCTGCTGGGTTATGGTGACCCTGGGGCCGCCCACTACAGTAATATGTCCAATCAAGAACGCAGTCTGGAGTTCAACGACACTTTCTTGGACTACAAACATCTTGAGGCCAGTTTTCCCAACTATACGTTGAAGTGTGAAGTGCCGGAGGAGAAGCGACAACCGCCCTATCGACTAATATTTGAGGATGTGCCCATTCACAAAGATAGCGATGAAGAGGAGGGTGAAGAGAAGGTAGAGCAGGAATTATCCAAGGTTATTTCAGTGCAGCCGTACAAGTATGAAGCAAGGGGACCATATCCCAGCGATAAGCCCAAGCA AAACTCCATCCGTTTTACGCCCACTCAAGTGGAAGCCATTCGTGCGGGAATGCAGCCGGGTTTGACACTTGTGGTCGGTCCCCCTGGAACCGGTAAGACTGACGTGGCCGTGCAAATCATATCGAATATCTATCATAACCACCCCAGTCAGCGAACCCTGATTGTCACCCACTCCAATCAGGCGCTTAACCAATTGTTCGAAAAGATCATGGCCTTGGATATCGATGAGCGTCATCTGCTGCGTCTTGGTCACGGCGAGGAGGCTCTGGAGACCGAGAAGGACTACAGTCGCTATGGTAGAGTGAACTATGTATTGGCCAAGCGAGTGGATCTCCTTAGCCAGGTGCAGAAGTTGCAGGAGTCACTTGGTGTCAGTGGTGACAATGCTTATACCTGTGAGACCGCTGGCTACTTCTATCTGTATAATGTGATGGCGCGATGGGAGAAGTTTCAGAGTCAGATGAGCGTGCATAGGGAGGAGACCGACGTGGAGAAGCTGAGAGCCGTGTTTGAGAAGGACTTTCCCTTTGGCAAATTCTTCGCAGATGCTCCGCAGCCCTTGTTTAAGGGTGCGAATTATGAGGAGCTGATGGACGCAGCCTGCTCCAATTTCCGATACATCTCGGACATTTTCAACGAACTAGAAGAGTTCCGTGCCTTCGAACTGCTGCGCACGGGTCTGGATCGCTCCAAATATTTGCTCGTTAAAGAAGCAAAGATCATTGCCATGACTTGTACTCATGCGGCACTAAAACGTAAAGAACTGGTTAACCTCGGCTTCCGATATGACAACATCCTTATGGAAGAATCTGCACAGATCCTGGAGATCGAAACTTTCATTCCGCTGCTACTACAGAACCCGCTGGATGGACTGAATCGTCTGAAACGCTGGATTATGATCGGTGATCATCATCAGCTGCCACCCGTGATTAAGAACATGGCCTTCCAAAAGTATTCCAACATGGAGCAGAGTCTGTTCACCAGGCTGGTGCGTCTTGGTGTGCCCACTGTAGATCTGGATGGACAGGGTCGTGCACGAGCCAGCATCTGCTCGCTGTACAAGTGGCGCTACAAGAAGCTGGAGGACCTGCAGCACATCTTCGAGCGGGATGAGTACAAAAAGGCCAATCCAGGATTCGCACACGACTATCAGCTTATCAACGTGGAGGACTTCAAGGGCGTGGGCGAAAGCGAACCTAATCCCTACTTTTATCAG AATCTTGCTGAGGCCGAGTATATTGTAGCCGTCTACACGTACATGCGTTTGATGGGCTATCCCGCGGCCAAAATCTCTATATTGACCACTTACAACGGTCAGAAGCATCTCATCCGCGACGTGATCAACGCCCGCTGTGGCAATAATCCGCTCATCGGTTGGCCGCACAAGATCACCACCGTGGATAAGTACCAGGGCCAGCAGAACGACTACATTCTCATCTCTCTAGTGCGCACCAAGGTGGTGGGACATCTGCGGGATGTGCGACGTCTGGTGGTGGCTATGAGTCGAGCGCGGCTTGGTCTATATGTGTTTGGCAGGGTCTCCCTGTTTAAAAACTGTCTGGAACTTCAGCAGACCTTCAAACTG CTTACACAGCGACCTTTGAAGCTGAGTTTGGTGCCCGATGATAAATATCCCACGGAACGTTTGGCCAATGCTGATGTGGCCAGGGATGCTGTCAAAGTTGTAGAAAACATGTCCGAAATGGCACAGTTTGTCTACGAACGGTACATGGCCAAAATGGAGGAACTCAAGGGCACCCTGCCCACTGAAGAGGAGTTGCAGGCCATGCGCAACCAGTTGCCCCAGGAAGACGAGGATAATGTTCCAGAGGAAGTTTCCGAGGAGCCACCGGAAAAACGAGTGGCTAAGGAAGCGCCAATTTCTAAGAAAAAAACAGCGGAAGCCTTTAAGCCCACACCCATTCTAAACGAGATAAGTGTGGACGAGGTGGAAATGGATCAAAGGGAGGAGGTGGAAAAGGAAACCACCGAGGAGCCAACACAGGTACCCACACCTGCTGAGGAGTCTTAG
- the LOC119553449 gene encoding RNA helicase aquarius isoform X2, producing the protein MLLDMLKFYTRFEINDVTGSSLTDHDMTQLHYKKITSLQRAVFAKFPSLRVFALSNVATVDNRESLEQHFGGLDGKGLLQIATFLNLVPEEVAAPLDWHRVDEQFLRELLITRHERRCSQLEALNEMPLYPTEQIIWDENVVPSEYYSGDSCLALPKLNLQFLTLHDYLLRNFNLFRLESTYEIRQDIEDAVSRMLPWQSEDGDVVFGGWARMALPIASFAVVEVAKPHLGEKKPSRVRADVGVTLSVRREIKAEWENLRKHDVCFLITVKPTQPYGTKYKHREPFIPQVGLVSVRGCEVEGMLDANGRVIEDGPEPRPQLPGEQRCYRVWLDSNQYRQDMDDLQEGADDVYESFNILMRRKPKENNFKAVLETIRHLMNTECVVPPWLHDILLGYGDPGAAHYSNMSNQERSLEFNDTFLDYKHLEASFPNYTLKCEVPEEKRQPPYRLIFEDVPIHKDSDEEEGEEKVEQELSKVISVQPYKYEARGPYPSDKPKQNSIRFTPTQVEAIRAGMQPGLTLVVGPPGTGKTDVAVQIISNIYHNHPSQRTLIVTHSNQALNQLFEKIMALDIDERHLLRLGHGEEALETEKDYSRYGRVNYVLAKRVDLLSQVQKLQESLGVSGDNAYTCETAGYFYLYNVMARWEKFQSQMSVHREETDVEKLRAVFEKDFPFGKFFADAPQPLFKGANYEELMDAACSNFRYISDIFNELEEFRAFELLRTGLDRSKYLLVKEAKIIAMTCTHAALKRKELVNLGFRYDNILMEESAQILEIETFIPLLLQNPLDGLNRLKRWIMIGDHHQLPPVIKNMAFQKYSNMEQSLFTRLVRLGVPTVDLDGQGRARASICSLYKWRYKKLEDLQHIFERDEYKKANPGFAHDYQLINVEDFKGVGESEPNPYFYQNLAEAEYIVAVYTYMRLMGYPAAKISILTTYNGQKHLIRDVINARCGNNPLIGWPHKITTVDKYQGQQNDYILISLVRTKVVGHLRDVRRLVVAMSRARLGLYVFGRVSLFKNCLELQQTFKLLTQRPLKLSLVPDDKYPTERLANADVARDAVKVVENMSEMAQFVYERYMAKMEELKGTLPTEEELQAMRNQLPQEDEDNVPEEVSEEPPEKRVAKEAPISKKKTAEAFKPTPILNEISVDEVEMDQREEVEKETTEEPTQVPTPAEES; encoded by the exons ATG CTCTTGGACATGCTGAAGTTTTACACCCGCTTCGAGATCAACGACGTCACCGGCAGCTCGCTCACGGATCACGACATGACCCAGCTGCACTACAAGAAGATCACCTCGCTCCAGCGGGCGGTGTTCGCCAAGTTTCCCAGTCTGCGGGTCTTTGCTTTGTCCAATGTGGCCACAGTGGATAACCGGGAGTCGCTGGAGCAGCACTTTGGTGGTTTAGATGGCAAGGGACTTTTGCAGATTGCCACTTTCTTGAATCTGGTTCCCGAGGAGGTGGCGGCACCCTTAGACTGGCATCGTGTGGACGAGCAGTTTCTACGTGAGTTGCTGATTACGCGCCACGAGCGACGCTGCTCGCAGTTGGAGGCACTTAATGAGATGCCCCTGTATCCCACCGAGCAGATCATCTGGGATGAGAACGTGGTGCCCTCGGAATACTATTCCGGTGACAGCTGTCTGGCTCTGCCCAAGCTTAATCTGCAGTTCCTGACACTTCACGACTATCTGCTGCGCAACTTTAACCTCTTCCGTTTGGAATCCACCTATGAGATCCGGCAGGACATTGAGGATGCCGTGAGCCGCATGTTGCCCTGGCAGTCGGAAGATGGCGATGTGGTCTTCGGAGGCTGGGCAAGAATGGCTCTACCCATTGCCAGCTTTGCGGTGGTCGAAGTGGCCAAACCCCATCTCGGCGAAAAGAAGCCCTCGAGGGTGCGTGCAGATGTGGGAGTAACCCTCTCCGTGCGGCGAGAGATCAAGGCGGAGTGGGAAAACCTCCGGAAACACGACGTCTGCTTCCTGATTACCGTGAAGCCAACGCAACCTTATGGCACTAAGTACAAGCACCGGGAGCCATTCATTCCCCAGGTGGGTTTGGTCAGTGTACGCGGCTGCGAAGTGGAGGGCATGCTGGATGCCAATGGACGGGTCATAGAAGATGGACCGGAACCAAGGCCACAACTGCCAGGTGAGCAGCGTTGCTATCGCGTTTGGCTGGACTCGAATCAGTACCGCCAGGATATGGACGATCTTCAGGAG GGCGCCGACGATGTCTACGAGAGTTTCAACATCCTGATGCGCCGCAAGCCCAAGGAGAATAACTTCAAGGCTGTGCTGGAGACCATTCGCCACTTAATGAATACAGAATGCGTGGTTCCGCCTTGGCTGCATGACATCCTGCTGGGTTATGGTGACCCTGGGGCCGCCCACTACAGTAATATGTCCAATCAAGAACGCAGTCTGGAGTTCAACGACACTTTCTTGGACTACAAACATCTTGAGGCCAGTTTTCCCAACTATACGTTGAAGTGTGAAGTGCCGGAGGAGAAGCGACAACCGCCCTATCGACTAATATTTGAGGATGTGCCCATTCACAAAGATAGCGATGAAGAGGAGGGTGAAGAGAAGGTAGAGCAGGAATTATCCAAGGTTATTTCAGTGCAGCCGTACAAGTATGAAGCAAGGGGACCATATCCCAGCGATAAGCCCAAGCA AAACTCCATCCGTTTTACGCCCACTCAAGTGGAAGCCATTCGTGCGGGAATGCAGCCGGGTTTGACACTTGTGGTCGGTCCCCCTGGAACCGGTAAGACTGACGTGGCCGTGCAAATCATATCGAATATCTATCATAACCACCCCAGTCAGCGAACCCTGATTGTCACCCACTCCAATCAGGCGCTTAACCAATTGTTCGAAAAGATCATGGCCTTGGATATCGATGAGCGTCATCTGCTGCGTCTTGGTCACGGCGAGGAGGCTCTGGAGACCGAGAAGGACTACAGTCGCTATGGTAGAGTGAACTATGTATTGGCCAAGCGAGTGGATCTCCTTAGCCAGGTGCAGAAGTTGCAGGAGTCACTTGGTGTCAGTGGTGACAATGCTTATACCTGTGAGACCGCTGGCTACTTCTATCTGTATAATGTGATGGCGCGATGGGAGAAGTTTCAGAGTCAGATGAGCGTGCATAGGGAGGAGACCGACGTGGAGAAGCTGAGAGCCGTGTTTGAGAAGGACTTTCCCTTTGGCAAATTCTTCGCAGATGCTCCGCAGCCCTTGTTTAAGGGTGCGAATTATGAGGAGCTGATGGACGCAGCCTGCTCCAATTTCCGATACATCTCGGACATTTTCAACGAACTAGAAGAGTTCCGTGCCTTCGAACTGCTGCGCACGGGTCTGGATCGCTCCAAATATTTGCTCGTTAAAGAAGCAAAGATCATTGCCATGACTTGTACTCATGCGGCACTAAAACGTAAAGAACTGGTTAACCTCGGCTTCCGATATGACAACATCCTTATGGAAGAATCTGCACAGATCCTGGAGATCGAAACTTTCATTCCGCTGCTACTACAGAACCCGCTGGATGGACTGAATCGTCTGAAACGCTGGATTATGATCGGTGATCATCATCAGCTGCCACCCGTGATTAAGAACATGGCCTTCCAAAAGTATTCCAACATGGAGCAGAGTCTGTTCACCAGGCTGGTGCGTCTTGGTGTGCCCACTGTAGATCTGGATGGACAGGGTCGTGCACGAGCCAGCATCTGCTCGCTGTACAAGTGGCGCTACAAGAAGCTGGAGGACCTGCAGCACATCTTCGAGCGGGATGAGTACAAAAAGGCCAATCCAGGATTCGCACACGACTATCAGCTTATCAACGTGGAGGACTTCAAGGGCGTGGGCGAAAGCGAACCTAATCCCTACTTTTATCAG AATCTTGCTGAGGCCGAGTATATTGTAGCCGTCTACACGTACATGCGTTTGATGGGCTATCCCGCGGCCAAAATCTCTATATTGACCACTTACAACGGTCAGAAGCATCTCATCCGCGACGTGATCAACGCCCGCTGTGGCAATAATCCGCTCATCGGTTGGCCGCACAAGATCACCACCGTGGATAAGTACCAGGGCCAGCAGAACGACTACATTCTCATCTCTCTAGTGCGCACCAAGGTGGTGGGACATCTGCGGGATGTGCGACGTCTGGTGGTGGCTATGAGTCGAGCGCGGCTTGGTCTATATGTGTTTGGCAGGGTCTCCCTGTTTAAAAACTGTCTGGAACTTCAGCAGACCTTCAAACTG CTTACACAGCGACCTTTGAAGCTGAGTTTGGTGCCCGATGATAAATATCCCACGGAACGTTTGGCCAATGCTGATGTGGCCAGGGATGCTGTCAAAGTTGTAGAAAACATGTCCGAAATGGCACAGTTTGTCTACGAACGGTACATGGCCAAAATGGAGGAACTCAAGGGCACCCTGCCCACTGAAGAGGAGTTGCAGGCCATGCGCAACCAGTTGCCCCAGGAAGACGAGGATAATGTTCCAGAGGAAGTTTCCGAGGAGCCACCGGAAAAACGAGTGGCTAAGGAAGCGCCAATTTCTAAGAAAAAAACAGCGGAAGCCTTTAAGCCCACACCCATTCTAAACGAGATAAGTGTGGACGAGGTGGAAATGGATCAAAGGGAGGAGGTGGAAAAGGAAACCACCGAGGAGCCAACACAGGTACCCACACCTGCTGAGGAGTCTTAG